TGGATCAAAAGCCGTCGTATTTCAAGCAGTAGGCGCTGGCGGATCACGGCTCTGGCCGATAAGCCGGATTCGTTCTGGCAGATCCGATTCAGGCGCGGAACAGGCAGGTCCAGTCGTTGTGCGTAGAAAGCAACTGATCGCTCTATCGAAACATGTTCGTCGAGCAGTTGCAGCAGAAGATGATAGGCCCGTGTCGTCGAGGGCGGCTGCGGGGCGCCGATCCGGTACAGATCGGCAATTTCATGAAGCGCTACATGCGAGAGGGCATAGAGAAACCTGGCGCTCCGGCCATTCTGGAAGGCCCGCACCAATCGTTCAAGATCGACCTGCAGCTGATCGGCGCTTTGCGGCGCAGCGATTTTCGCCTGAGTCCTTCCATTGCCAAAAAACGGAAAATCGACGAGCGACAGCGTTGCGCCGGAAGTCGCCGCACAAAACTCGTGCGAGATTTTGAGCGCATAACCGCTGAACGCAGAATCCAGGCGCCAGCAATGAACTTGCCGCGGCTTGAGCAGGAAGATGCTGCCTGGCTCGATGGTAAATTCTTCAAAATCAATTGTATGTCTTCCGAAACCGGACTGAAAATAAAATACAGCGCAATAGGGGTGGCGGTGCGGACTCGAATACTCAGAAAAGCTGGGCGGCAAATCCTGGAGACGACCGGCAAAGAAAAACGGATCGACCCGTCCCGCTGCGATGGACGCAGAATCCAGTTCCGGAATTGCCAGAGTGGCCGTCTGATTGGCCGCTTCGCTTACTGCCATAGTTTTCCCTCCCGCCGCGATTCCAGATCGATGCCAGAGCCTGGTTCGATCCCTGTCCATCTTAAAGATCGGACCGGTCCAGCCTCATGGGAGAGAGCTGCCTGCCATACTTCGGACCTGCAAAGCCCAAAAAAAGGGATTGACCCGGCCGGAAAAATTAGTTTTGTTCAAAACTAAATGGGGGCAAGCTGATGAACAGTGGTCTGGCGCCGGAACTGGGAAGGGTATACCGCTATACGCGAAAATTCACCCGAGGGGATATTCTGGAATTTGCCCGCATAACAGGCGATGCGGGGAAGCATCACGTGAATCCTCATGGACCGGTGGTTGCCCAGGGACTGCTGGTTGCAAGCATCGTCACCAAATTGGGCGGCGATATGAACTACGTGGCCAGGACCATGGACTTTGAGATGCGAAAGCCGGTCCATGAAGGGGATGCTATTACAGGCGAGCTGCGAATCGTCGCCCTTGTCCGCACGGCAAAGCGGCTGAAGCTGACCATGGACTGCACCTGCTTCAATGCGCTTGGCGAAACCGTGATTGCCGGCCAGTCAAGGGGCTTGATCTGGCTTACAGACGAAAACGATTGAGGGATTGCAGTTAGCTTGGGCGATCACGGCGAGTTTCGATCAGCACACTGCGCCCTGCCTGGAGAGCAAGGCGCAGTCAGCCGGCGAGTTCCGCTGCAATCAATTCGGCCTGCTTGAGCACCGTCTCCGTCGCCAGAAGTTGCATGTCTGGCGGGTAGCCGTACTCGCGCAGCGCGCGCTTCACCATTACCTTCAGCCTGGATCGCACGCTTTCCTTGATCGTCCAGTCGATCGACACATTTTCCTTTACCCGCTTGTACAACTCCACGGCAAGCTCGCGGAGCTTGTCCTTCTCCATTAACTCACGGGCGCTCGCATTGTCCGCTACGGCACAGTAGAAGGCGTATTCGATTTGCGTGAGGCCCATGGCCGAAGGCTCTTCGTCCTTCTTCTTGATTTCCTTGCTGAGCTGAATCAGCTCCTCGATGACCTCGGCAGCGGTGATTACTTTGGCGTGGTAGCGCTTGAGGGAATTCTCCAGCATTTCCAGCAGTGTCTTGCTTTCGACGAGGTTTCTCCTCGCCCGTCCCCTTATCTCATCGCTGAGAAGCTTGCGGAGCACCTCAAGGGCGAGGTTCTTGTGCTCCATCCCGGCGACTTCTTGTAGAAACTCGTCCGACAGAATGGAGATCTCCGGCTTCTGAAGTCCCGCAGCGTCGAAGACATCGATGACCTTCTCACCGACGAGCGCCTGGTCGATGACCTGCCGAATGGCCGTCTCCATCTCGACGTTGCTCATGCCCGGCCCGGGGGCGTCGAACTTGACCAGCCTCGCCTTTACGGCCTGAAAGAAGGAGATCTCCTCCTTTGCATCCATCGCCTGATCGTGAGGGAGGGCAATGGCAAAGGCCTTCGAGAGCGCCGTGACTTCGTCGATGAATCGTTTCTTGCCGTCTTCCAGACCAAGGACATGATTCTCGGCGGCAAGGATCATCGCCAGTTTGCCGGGCGTGTCCGCATCGAAGTAGTTCTCGTAGGGAAACTCGTGGAACATCTGGCTGACCACTTCCAGCTTCTCCAGCATGAGGTTGACGGCTTCCTCCTGCGTGGCCGCCGGGTCGCCCTTACCGCCGCTCTCGGAGTAGAATGAGAGAGCGTCTTTCAGATCAGAGGCAATGCCGAGGTAGTCCACCACCAGACCGCCTTCCTTGTCCCGGTATACCCGGTTCACCCTGGCGATGGCCTGCATCAGGTTGTGACCCTTGATCGGCTTATCGATGTAGAGCGTGTGCATTGAGGGTGAATCGAAGCCGGTCAGCCACATATCCCGCACGATGGCCAGCTTCAGCTCGTCTTCGGGGTCTTTCATCCGGTCCGCCAGCACACGCCGCTGGTCCTTGGTCGTGTGGTGTTTGGCTATCTCGGGTCCATCGGATGAGGCGGCAGTCATGACCACCTTCACGACGCCCTTCTTGATGTCGTCGCTGTGCCACCGCGGCCGGAGCCTGGTGATCTCCCGGTAGAGGTCGGCTGCAATGCGCCTCGACATGGCCACGACCAGAGCCTTGCCATCCATGCCCATCAGGCGCTGCTCAAAATGCGCCACGATGTCCTGCGCCACGAGTTCGATGCGCTCTTCACTGCCGACCAGCGCTTCAAGCTTGGTCCATTTGGCCTTCGCCTTCTGCGAGGCGTCCATCTCTTCGGTCCCGATCTCTTTGTCGAGATCAGAGACGAGCTGTTTGCCCTCATCCGATAGCTTGATCTTCGCAAGGCGGCTCTCGTAGTAGATGCGGACCGTGGCGCCGTCTTCCACCGCCTGGGAAATATCATATATGTCCACATAGTTCCCGAAGACGGCCGGAGTGTTGATATCGGTGTTCTCTATCGGCGTGCCGGTAAAACCGAGGTAGGTGGCGTTTGGCAGCGCCTCCCGCATGTATTTGGCAAAGCCGTAGACGATCTTCTTTCCGATGACGTTCCCGCCGGCGTCTTTGTCGTCAATGGTGCGGGCCTGAAATCCG
The sequence above is drawn from the Leptospirales bacterium genome and encodes:
- a CDS encoding AraC family transcriptional regulator, whose translation is MAVSEAANQTATLAIPELDSASIAAGRVDPFFFAGRLQDLPPSFSEYSSPHRHPYCAVFYFQSGFGRHTIDFEEFTIEPGSIFLLKPRQVHCWRLDSAFSGYALKISHEFCAATSGATLSLVDFPFFGNGRTQAKIAAPQSADQLQVDLERLVRAFQNGRSARFLYALSHVALHEIADLYRIGAPQPPSTTRAYHLLLQLLDEHVSIERSVAFYAQRLDLPVPRLNRICQNESGLSARAVIRQRLLLEIRRLLIHSDLSILQIAREIRFEDAAYFSRFVKKNLGMSPETLRRAARKALPGD
- a CDS encoding type I restriction endonuclease subunit R; the protein is MWKRPRWSVRTSNMTSLTEASIEEWVIGLLAKQGYAFIHGPDIAPDSEADAPFKRASFSDVLLTEVLARAVQRINPKLDADTCRDAMKQVERIASPDLIAGNEKFHRLLTEGVTVTRQDRGQERGELAMLVDFHNPKNNTFHVINQFTVVENNINKRPDVILFVNGIPLVVFELKSAVDANATITSAFQQLQTYKAQIPTLFTYNGFTVISDGLEARAGTISSGFSRFMVWKSKDGRKEASQLSTQLETLIVGMLNPETLLDLIRHFVVFEKSKREYRETGLVQVSTEKKLAAYHQYYAVNRAVESTLRAAGFKKVESRLLNTDDIEQHSLALHGIQSGNPRKYKDRKGGVVWHTQGSGKSLTMVFYAGKIVQAMKNPTILVITDRNDLDDQLFDTFAASKQLLRQEPVQADNRGHLKELLKVASGGVVFTTIQKFQPDEGNVYDELSARENIILICDEAHRSQYGFQARTIDDKDAGGNVIGKKIVYGFAKYMREALPNATYLGFTGTPIENTDINTPAVFGNYVDIYDISQAVEDGATVRIYYESRLAKIKLSDEGKQLVSDLDKEIGTEEMDASQKAKAKWTKLEALVGSEERIELVAQDIVAHFEQRLMGMDGKALVVAMSRRIAADLYREITRLRPRWHSDDIKKGVVKVVMTAASSDGPEIAKHHTTKDQRRVLADRMKDPEDELKLAIVRDMWLTGFDSPSMHTLYIDKPIKGHNLMQAIARVNRVYRDKEGGLVVDYLGIASDLKDALSFYSESGGKGDPAATQEEAVNLMLEKLEVVSQMFHEFPYENYFDADTPGKLAMILAAENHVLGLEDGKKRFIDEVTALSKAFAIALPHDQAMDAKEEISFFQAVKARLVKFDAPGPGMSNVEMETAIRQVIDQALVGEKVIDVFDAAGLQKPEISILSDEFLQEVAGMEHKNLALEVLRKLLSDEIRGRARRNLVESKTLLEMLENSLKRYHAKVITAAEVIEELIQLSKEIKKKDEEPSAMGLTQIEYAFYCAVADNASARELMEKDKLRELAVELYKRVKENVSIDWTIKESVRSRLKVMVKRALREYGYPPDMQLLATETVLKQAELIAAELAG